The Thermoanaerobaculia bacterium DNA window TACCAGGTGAACAAGGCGCGGCTGATCGAGAAGATCGCCGAGCTGGTGCGCGAGAAGCGCGTCGAAGGGATCTCGGACCTGCGCGACGAGTCGAGCCGCGACGGTATCCGCATCGTCATCGAGGTCAAGCGCGGCGAAGTGCCCGAGGTCATCTTGAACCAGCTCTACAAGATGACCCAGATGCAGTCGACCTTCGGCATCATCTTCCTCGCCATCGTCGACAACCAGCCGAAAGTCCTGACGCTGGTCGAGATGCTGCGCCACTTCCTGAACCACCGGAAGACCGTGATCATCCGGCGGAGCCGCTACGACCTGAGGAAGGCCGAAGAGCGCGCCCACATCTTGGAGGGCCTCTTGAAGGCCTTGGATCACCTCGACGAGGTGATCACGACGATTCGCCAGAGCGCCAATCCGCCGGAGGCCAAGGAGCGCCTGATGGCGAACTTCGGCTTCACCCAGCCGCAGGCCGAGGCGATCCTCGACATGCGCCTGCAGCGGTTGACCGGCCTCGAGCGCCAGAAGATCGTCGATGAGTACAAGGAGTTGATGCAGCTGATCGAGAAGCTCCGGGCGATCCTCGCCTCGGACAAGCTGCTCCTCGAGGAGATCCGCAAGGAGGTCCTCGAGCTTCGCGACCGCTTCGGCGACGTGCGCCGCACCGAGATCATCCCGGAGACCCACGAGATCTCGATCGAGGACATGATCGCCGACGAGGACATGGTGATCACCGTCACCTCCTCCGGCTACGTCAAGCGCTCGCCGCTCTCGCTCTACCGCGCTCAAGGAAGAGGCGGCAAGGGCAGGACCGGCATGACGACCAAGGACGGCGACTTCGTCGAGCATCTCTTCGTCGCCTCGGCGCACAGCTACGTCCTGGTCTTCACCCAATCCGGAAGGGTCTTCTGGATCAAGGTCTACGACATCCCGCAGGCGGGGCCGGCGGCCAAGGGCAAGGCGATCATCAACCTGCTGAATCTCGAGGGCAGCGACGCCATCGCCACCACCATTGCGGTGCGTGACTTCGCCTCCGACCGCTACCTGGTCTTCGCCACCGAGAAGGGGACGATCAAGAAGACGGCGCTCTCCGAGTACGGCAACCCCCGCGCCGGCGGCATCATCGCGATCAACCTCGACGAGGGCGACCGGCTCCTCTCGGTCAAGAACACCGACGGCAGCAAGCACCTCTTCATGGCCACCGCCGACGGCATGTCGATCCGCTTTCCGGAGTCCGACTGCCGGCCGATGGGCCGGGCGACGGCGGGCGTGCGCGGCATCTCGCTGCGCAAGGGCGACCGGGTGATCGGCATGGAGGCGCTCGAGAAGGAGGGCGCCATCCTCACCGCCGCCGAGCGCGGCGTCGGCAAGCGCACCCCCATCGGCGAGTATCGCGAGCAGGGCCGCGGCGGCCTCGGTGTGATCAACCTCAAGGTCGGGACCAAGACCGGGCCGGTGGTCGGCATCGTCCAGGTGCAGCCGGGCGACCAGCTGATCCTCATCACCCAGGAGGGGATGATCATCCGCACCGCGGTCGACGGCATCCGCGAGATCGGCCGCTCGACGCAAGGCGTCCGCCTCATCAACCTCGAAGGTGACGACCGCCTGGTGGCGATCGCCAAAGTCCTCGAGCGCGACGACGACCCGGAAGGCCTCGTGGAACTCCCGCCCGAAGAGGACGAAGCGCAGGGCACGCTCGAATAGCCGGCCCGTCCGGCGGCTTCAGGGCTCGAGCGTGAGCGCGACCATCGTCGGGCGATCGAGCGCGAGGAACGGCAGCTCGAGCGGGCGGAGCGCGAGCTCCACGCCGCCGCCGGCGGCCGCGACACGGCTTTCGACTGCGGCGCGAAAGCGCCGCGCCGGGTCCTCGCTCGAGACGATCGTCGCCACCGTCCCCGGCGCGAGCTCGGCCGGCAGCCGAGCTGCGGCCGCCGCCGGCAAAGCGAGTCCGAGCGCGGTCTTTCCGGCCGCGACGAACTCGAGGATCGGCTTGCGGCGCTTGGCCTCCGAACCCACGGCATAGAAGAACCGCACGACGTAGCCGTCCCCGGGCGCCCGCGGCAGAGCCGTGGAGAGACCCGTCTGGATCGTCACCAGGTCGCGTTGGGCGTCGGCCTGTCGCATGACGAGGTCGAGCTCTTCCGAGGCGCTGCGGCTTTCGCGCCCACTGACGCGGCGCCGGGCCTCGTCCTGCAGGAGCCGGAGCTCCCTGCTGGTCTCGTCGAGCTCGCGCTGGAGCTTCGCAAGATCGAGATCGACCAGCACTGCGCCCTTGCGCACCGGCTCGCCGGCGGCGACCGGAAGGGCGCGCACCGGCAGAGTCTCCACGGTCTTGAGAGCGGTGAAGCCGCCTGTCGGAACCCGCAGTCGGGCGACGCCGGAGATGGCGGTCTCGGGCTCCGCCGGGGGCGATTCGGCCGGCGCCTGAGCCGCGAGGTTCCCGGCGGCGAGCGCGACGACGGAGAAAGCGAAGCTCTGCGCGAACTGGCGACAGATCATGGCGGCCTCCCGGGAGCGCCGCTATGTTACTCCCTGGGCCCAGACCGACGCCGCGGGCGGGCCTTCAGCCTTCCGGCGCGGGAGCTGCGAGCAGCGCGCCGTAGCCCGCCGGCGAGGAAGGCGGGGACACCTAGTCGAGCTCGGCTGCGAGCAGGCGCACCCGGTCGTCGAGGTCGGCGTCCGTCTCCCACTCCAGGGGCTGGACGCCGAGTCCGGCGACCGCGGTGAGGTAGCGGCTGCGGCCGCCTTTTTCGAGGATCCGGAACGTTCCGGCAGCGATCGCTGCCACCTTCACGTGGTGCAGGACCCAGATGACGATCCCGAGCTGCTGCAGGAGCTCTCTGCGGTCGCAGAGCAGGATCAGTTCGTCGTAGGTGGTCTGCATCTTCGCCAACGGCGGCCAGTAAAGGAGGACGTCGGTCGCGCCGCTGCGCAACAGACGATCGAACTTCTCAATCAGATCCTCGCCGGCGCGATCAGGATCATCCTCCATCAGGAACGCCCGATGCCCGCCGGCGTTGAGGATCGCCGCGAGCCGGCGCCGCGTGGCCATGGGTGGGGGTTCCGGGCGCGCCGCGTCGTGCGCCGCCCACATGCCGGGACCCAGCAGAAAAATGACCGCCATCGCGCGCGCCAGGCGCCTAGCGCGAGAGACTCTGAAGCTCTTGGACTTCGGCCCGGCCCAGCTGCCGCTCCTGCAGCGCGATGTCGGCGCGGAAGCGCTCGAACGAGGCGAGAAACGCCGCACCCCGCTTCCCCAGCCGGTACTCCACCCGCAGCGGACCCGACTCCGCCGGCAGCGTCCGCGGCACGACCCAGAGCCCCTTGCGCAGGAAGGTCAAGGCACGATCGACCTGCGCCGGGTTGAGATCGAGCAATTTCTGGATCTCGGTGAACCGCTGCGGCGCCCCCTCGAGCGCAATGAGAATCCGCAGGTAGTCCTTGTGGCCGAGCAGGTCGAGAATCATGAAGACAGGTTACTTACAGTTTGTAAGTGTGTCAAGGCGCGGCGCGCCGCGCCGGCGTGACGACGACCTCCGCGGGTCGATCAAGGGCGAGGAAAGGGAGCTCGAGCGGACGCAGCGCGAGCTCGACCCCGCCGCTTGCCGCGCTGGCGGCGGAGCTGACCACCGTGGCGCGAAAGCGCAGGGCGGCGTCGGCGCCCGAGGTCACAGTGACCTCGGCCCCGGGAGGAAAATCTGCGGCCGCACCCTCTTCGAGCGTCACCGTGAGCGCTGTCTGGGTCGCCGCAACGAAGCTCACCAGCGGTTTCCTGCGCTTGGCCTCGGCGCCCGCGGCGTAGAAGTTTCGCACAGGATAGCCGTCCTCCGGGGCGCGCGGCTCGGCGATCGAGAGTCTGGTCTGCACCTCGAGCATGTCGCGCATCGCGTCCGCCTCCTGGATCGCCAGGTCCGTCTCGACACCGCGGCTCGGACCTTGAGAGAGCGTCGAGCCGCCGCCGCGCTGAACCTCCTTGTTGCTGGCCTGGTTTCGCTTCTCAGCCTGGATGGTGCGCAGGTCCTTCTGCAGCTGGCGGAGCTCGCGCTCGATCTTCTCGAGCTTGAGCTCTACCAGCACCGTGCCCTTTGCGACCGGCTCCCCGGCAGCGACCGGGAGGGCCACGACGGGAAGGGTCACAGCGGCCTTGAGCACCACCACCGAAGCCTCCGGCGCGAGGAGCCGCGCTGTCCCGCGAACCTCCGCGGTCGGGGAGGCCGGCGCGGCGGCTGCAAGTACAACGAAAAGCGCACTCGAGAAAAGCGTCTTGCGGACCATGGCGTCCTCCGGTGGACAGTGTCGCACGACCAGCAGGCAACCACCGGCCCAGGGGCGAAACTCCTACTGCCGGAGAGTACCCAGCAGCGCGCCGTAGCCTTCGCGGTAGGTGGGGTAACGGAAGGGATAGCCGGTCGCGTGCAGCAGGGCGTTCGAGCAGCGTTTGCTGGTGCGCTCGGGGCTCGCCACCCCTGGGGGATTCGGCTCCTCCTCGAGGCGCGGCAGCGGTGCGCTGAGCTCGACGGCGAGGAAGGTGAGGACTTCGGCGAGATCGACCGGGGCGTCGTCGACACCGAGGTAGAGCGGCGCCGGAGACGGCAGCCGCAGCAGGTGGGCCAGGGCGCCCGCGGCGTCGTCGCGGTGGATGCGGTTGGCGTAGCGCGGCGGGCCGGGCGGGTAGGTGGCGCGACCAGAGCGCACCAGGTCGAGGAGGCGCGTGCGCTCCGGGCCGTAGATGCCGGAGAGGCGGAGGACGATCGCCGCCGTCTCCGGCGCGGTCGCCGCATTGACCATGGCCTCGCCTTCGAGCAGCAGCCGGGCGCGGAAATGCGCCGCCTCCGCGGGCGAGCTCTCGTCGATCCACTCGCCACCGTCCTGGGCGTAGACGGCGGTGCTCGAAACGAAAAAAAAACGCCGAGGTGGCGAGCGCTGTACGGCCGGGGACGCGATCAGGTGGCGCACGCCGTCGACGTAGGCGCGGCGGTACGCCTCCGCGGTCGACTGGTCCGCCGCTGCCGCGTAAATGACGGCGTCGACCGCTGGCAGGTCGCGGAGGGTTGCCGGGTCGCAGAGGTCGGCGGCGAGGGGGCGGATCTCGCCCGGAAGGCTTTGCGGGCTCCGGCGCAGGCCGAACACCTCGTCGCCCGCGGCGGCCAACTCGAGGCCGAGGGCGGCGCCGAGATCGCCGCAGCCGGCGACGAGAACCCTCAATCGGTCGCCCGCTCGAGCAGCGAGATGCGCTCCTCGGCGAAGCGCGCCGCCTGTTCGCAGCAGCCGTTCATGCTGACCCCGAAGTACGACTGCCCGGCGACGTGCAGGCCGGCGAGCGGCGCGAGGAGCCCGGCGATCGCCGCCAGCCGCGCCGCGTGGCCGACGGTGTACTGGCTGATACCGACGTGGTGACGGAAGAGCCAGTGGCGCTCGGGCGCCACCGTCGTCTCGAGCCCCATCGTCCGCGCGAGGTCGGCGCGGGCGATACGCAGCAGTTCGTCCTCGGGCAGGCCGACAGCTTCGGCGTCGAGCGCCCCGCCGATCATCACCCGCAGCAGGACCTTGCCCGCGGGGGCTCTTTCGCCGGGAAAGACGCTCGAATCCCACAGCGCCCCGAGGATCCGCGGCCCGGCTCCAGTTGGATCGCGCGGCACGAGGAAGCCGAAGCCGTTGGGCGCCCCAGCGGCCTGTCCGAGCGCGCGGGCCCGGAACGTCGCCGCGTCGTAGGCGAGCGCCACGACCGCGAGCCCGGCCGAGGGGATGGCACGCAGGGTGGCCGCCAGCACCTCGTCGAGCGGCGCGACGAGCGGCGCCGCCTGCGCTGCGGGCACGGCCAGCACGACTTCGTCCGCCTCGAGCAGCTCGCCGCCGGTGAAGTCGAGCCGCCAGAGCCGTGTCGAACCATCGCGCCCGTCGATCCTCCCCAGACGCTCGAGGGCGCGGCCGCTCTCGACCGCCGCGCCCAAAGCTGTTGCGAGGGCGTCGGTGAAGGTCTGAATGCCGCCGCGGAACGAGGTCAGGCGGCCGGCGGGGCCGACCGGGCCGCCCGGACGCTCCATCTCCGGGGCGTCCTCTCCGCGGGCGCGAAGCTCCGCGAGTTGGCGCCGCGCGGCGCCGCGGGCGCGCTGCTTGGCGAGCATCGCCTTCACCAGCCCGCCGTGCTTCGCCTCCATCTCGGCCATCTTCGGGAAACAGCTGGCGAGCGAGAGCTGGCGGGCGTCACCGGCGAAGACGCCGGAGACCATTGCACCCACCAGGACATGCGCCGCCTCGGCGCCGATCCGCCGGCGTGCGAACTCATAGACCGTCTCGTCGCCGCCGGGATGCTGCGCTGCGAACGGCTCGCCGAGGACCCGCAGGCGCCCGGCGAGCGAGAGCACCGGGCAGGTGAGGAAGCTCCCGGGGCCGGAAGGCAGAAGATGGAGGCGGCCGTTGCGGAAGAGGAAGCGGCGCGCGGCGGCAGCGTCCGATGGGCAGAGGTCGTTCTGGAGGCCGAGCCGCCGCACGAGGTCGAGCGTCTCGGGAACGTTGTCGAGAAAGCCGTTCGGTCCCCACTCGACGCGGTAGGCGCCGTCGCGCTCGGTGCGCAGGTTCCCGCCGAGGCGCGGCGCGGCCTCCACCAGGCGGACGTCCAGTCCGCCGGGGACGCGCGCGGCGCGCTCACGGAGCTCGTACGCCGTGGCCAGCCCGGCGATTCCCCCGCCGACGACGACGATCCGCTTCATCCCGAGGCCTCCATGCGCGTGGCTGGCGCCAGCTCAGACCGTGCGCGAGAAGACCGGGCGGTTGGCCTCGCGCTTGGCCGCCAGATAGCGGTCGAACGCCATGCAGACATTGCGCACGAAGAGCCGCCCCGACGGCTGCACGGTGACCGCCGCAGCGTCGACCACGACGAAGCCCTCGGCCTCGACTTCATCCAGGGTTGCGAGCGACTCCGCGAAGTAGGCGTCGAAGTCGATTCCGAAGCGTTTCGCGACCGCGGCCTTGTCCACCCGGAAGTTGCACATCAGTTGGCGGATGACGAACTGGCGGATCCGGTCGTCGGCGTCGAGCCGGTAGCCACGCTCCACGGGGAGCTCCCCGGCATCGAGCGCCTCGTAGTAGCGCGACAGCTTCTTCTCGTTGGCGAAGAAGCCGCCTTCGACCTCGCCGATTCCGGAGACGCCGAAGGCGATCATGGCGTTCGAGGGCTTCACGGTATAGCCCATGAAGTTCCGGTCGAGCCGCCCGGCGCGCGCCGCGCGCGCCAGCTCGTCGCCGGGCAACGCGAAGTGGTCCATGCCGATCGGCTCGTAGCCGGCGTCGAGGAGCTTCTCGAGCGCCGCGAAGTAGAGCGCCATCTTGGCCTCGCGAGCGGGCAGCGCCGCCTGGTCGATCTTCTTCTGGTTCGGGCGGATCCACGGCACGAAGGCGAAGGAGTAGATCGCCAGCCGGTCGGGGCGGAGCTCGGTCACCCGGTCGAGACTGTCGCGGAAGGTCGCCTCGGTCTGGAGGGGCAGGCCGTAGACCAGATCGAGGTTGATGCCATCGGCGAACCCGACTCTCCGGGCGCTCTCCATCAGCGTCTTCGTCTGCTCGAAGGTCTGGCCGCGCCCGATCGCCTCCTGTACCTCGGGGGTGAAGTCCTGAACGCCGAAGCTCAGGCGATTGAAGCCCAGTCCGGCGAGCGCCTCGAGATGGGCCGTCGTGGTGACCCGGGGATCGACCTCGATGGCGCGCTCGGAGTCCGGCAGGAGCTCGAAGTGGCGAGCGACCAGGCCGAAAAGCTGCTCGAGCTGCGCCGGCTCGAGGTAGGTCGGCGTTCCGCCCCCCCAGTGCATCTGGATCAACCTGCGGCGCTCGGGCAGCAGGCCCGCGACGAGCTCGAGCTCGCGGCCGAGGTAGTCGAGATACTGCGCCGCGACCTCGCGCTTCGGCGTCGAGATGACGTGGCAGCCGCAGTAGCTGCAGTGCTTGGCGCAGAACGGGATGTGGACATAGAGGCTGAGCGGCTCACCGGCGTGCTCACGGTTGGCCTTCGCCAGGTGCTCGCGATAGACGCTCGCACCCACGCCGTCGTGGAACTCGACGGCGGTCGGGTACGAGGTATACCGCGGGCCGGGGCGGTCGAAGCGCTGCACCACCTCGGGGTCCGGAATCGCGATGCGTGTCGTCATGGTCTCCCCCCGGAGCCACTCAAGGTCGCAGCGGTCGCACCGGTCTCGGTGCGCGCGTGCACATGGTCGACCAGTCGCGCGACTTGGTCGGGATCGGTCACCGGCTCGATGCCGTGGCCGAGGTTGAAGATGTGCCCAGGCGCCGGGCCCGCCGCGGCGAGCACCCGGTCGGCGAGCCGGAGGAGCTCCGCCGGCGGTGCCATGAGCGCCGCCGGATCGAGGTTCCCCTGCACGCCGATGTCGGGACCCAGAATAGCGCGGGCGCGTGACAGCGGCAGCCGCCAGTCGATGCCGGCGACGTCGAGCGGCAGGCCGGGGAGCTGGTCGAGGAGCGTCGAGCCCTGGTTGGGGAAATAGATCAGCGGCAACCCGAGCGGCGCGAGGCCGGTGAGGACCTTCCGGACGGCCGGCAGCGCATGACGGGCGTAGGCCTCGGGAGAGAGGATCCCCGCCCAGGAGTCGAAGATCATCAGCGCCTGCGCGCCGGCCTCGGCCTGGGCGGTGAGATAGGCGACCGTCTGCGTGGCGAGCTTGTCGAGCAGCCGGTCGGCGGCCTCGGGCTCCTGAAACAGGAAGCTCTTGGCGACGAAGAAGCCCTTCGAGCCGTGCCCTTCGACCAGGTAGCAGTAGAGCGTGAACGGCGCGCCGGCGAAGCCGATGAGCGGCGTCTGCGCGGGCAGCGCCGCCCGCAGGCCGCGGATCGCCGCGAAGACCTGGGCGGCGTTCTCCTGCGGCGGCGGCAGACGGAGCGCGTCGATCGCCGCGGGCGTCCGCAGAGGCTGCGAGAAGACCGGCGCGGGATGGAACTCGAGACCGAGACCGAGGCCGTCGAGCGGCGTCAGGATGTCACTGAACAGGATCGCCGCGTCGAGAGCAAAACGTCGCACCGGCTGCAGGGTCACTTCGACCGCGAGCTCGGGCGTCCGCACCATGGTCAGGAAGTCGTGCTTGGCGCGCAACGCCCGGTACTCGGGGAGGTAGCGCCCGGCCTGGCGCATGATCCAGATCGGCGTGTGCGGGACCGGCTGGCGCTTGCAGGCGGCGAGAAAGGGTGGCACCGGCGATGGGGCGCTCACGTCGACGGTCATCTGGCGTCCTCGGCGAGCCACTCCGCCGCTTGCACCGCATAGTAGGTGAGGATGATGTCGGCGCCGGCGCGCTTGATGGCGATCAGGCTCTCGAGCGCCACGCGACGCTCGTCGATCCAGCCGCGCTCGACGGCCGCCTTGATGCAGCTGTACTCGCCCGACACCTGGTAGGCCGCGGTCGGCATGCGGAAGGTGTCCTTTACCCGCCAGATGATGTCCAAATAGGCGCCGGCCGGCTTCACCATCACGATGTCGGCCCCCTCCTCGATGTCGAGCGCCACCTCGCGCAGCGCCTCGTCGGCGTTGGGCGGATCCATCTGGTAGCCGCGCCGGTCACCGAACGCCGGCGCCGACTGCGCGGCGTCGCGAAACGGGCCGTAGAAACCGGAGGCGTACTTGGCGGCGTAGGAGACGATCGGCAGGGTCTCGAAACCGGCCTCGTCGAGCGCCTCGCGGATCGCGCCGACCCGTCCGTCCATCATGTCGGAGGGGGCGATCGCGTCGGCGCCGGCCCGGGCGTAGGCGACCGCGGCGCGCGCCAGAAGCGGCAGCGTGGCGTCGTTGTCCACCTCTCCGGCGGCGGTCAGCAGGCCGCAGTGGCCGTGGCTGGTGTACTCGCAGAGGCAGACGTCGGCCCAGACGAGGAGCGTCGGGATCTCCTTCTTGAGCTCCCGGATGGCGCGCGGCACGATCCCCTCGGGGTCGTAACCGGGGCTGCCCTGTGCGTCCTTGTGGTCGGGGATGCCGAACAGGATGACCGCCGGCACGCCGAGCGCGTGGGCGCGGCGCGACTCCTCGACCAGCCTGTCGATCGAGAGCTGCGCGACGCCGGGCATGCTGGCGATCGGATTCACCACGTTCTCGCCGTCGATGACGAACAGCGGATAGACGAAGTCGCGGGCGGAGAGCGAAGTCTCGGCGACCATCGACCGCCAGGCGGCGTTGGCGCGCAGACGGCGCGGGCGTTGAGTCAGCAACGACATGTCGGATTCCTTTCAGTAAAGCGGGCATGAGCGAGAGCGGCCGCCGCGACCAGGCCGTCGAGCGTGGCCGGATCGGCGACGGCGTCCGCGGTGCGGCCGCGGCGCGCGAGCGCTCCGGCGGTCGTCGGGCCGATGACGGCCACGGCGCTCCGGTCGAGGAGCCGGCCGAGGGCCGGCTCGCCGAGCGCTCCGGCGAGACCATCGACCGCCGACGGCGAAGCGAAGGTGACGACATCGACCTCTCCACGGGCCACCGCCTCGAGACGGGCGGCGAGCGTCGCGGCGTCGACCGGCGCGTCGGTGGTGCGATAGGCCTCGACGCGCACCACATCGGCGCCGAGCGCGGTGAGACCGTCCGGGAGCGTCGCGGCGGCGCGATCGCTGGCCGGAAAGAAAAGGCGCCGGCCGGTGAGCCCGCCCGGAGTCTCGGCGAAGCTCGCGAGCAGCGCCTCGCCCTGGAACTCCTGCGGCGTGCGATCCACGCGCCAGCCGTGCTCGCGCGCCGCAGCGGCAGTCGCGGCGCCGACGACGGCGACCCGCAGGTCCGGTGGCAGCGTGGCACGGCGTTCGGCCACCGCCTCGACGGCGTGCGCACTGGTGAGCACGAGCCAGTCGAAGCCCTCGAGCGCCGCGAGCCCGGCGGCGAGTGCCGCGGGATCGGACGGCGGCGCGAGCGCCACCCCTGGCCAGTGCAGCACGCGCGCGCCGGCGCTCTCCAACCGAATGGCGAGCGGACCGCCGGGCGGTTCGTCGCGGGTCACCACGACGCCGAGGTCGGAGAGTGGGCCAGGCGGGTTCACGGCTTGGCGTCTCCGGCGCGGCGAATGGCCGCCAGGATCTCCGCCGCGCCGCCCGCGATGAGCTC harbors:
- the gyrA gene encoding DNA gyrase subunit A, which translates into the protein MLPFERPVQVDIEEEMKRSYLDYAMSVIIGRALPDVRDGLKPVHRRVLYGMFEAGNTSTKPYKKSARIVGDVMGKYHPHGDSAIYDTVVRMAQDFSLRYLLVDGQGNFGSIDGDSPAAMRYTEVRLTKLAEEMLKDDIDKETVEWGPNYDGTEKEPLVLPAKVPNLLINGGSGIAVGMATNIPPHNLGEVCDALIMLIDDPETPLDKLMQAIPGPDFPTAGFIHGLTGIRTAYETGRGIIQMRARAGVETTKRGGERQAIIVTEIPYQVNKARLIEKIAELVREKRVEGISDLRDESSRDGIRIVIEVKRGEVPEVILNQLYKMTQMQSTFGIIFLAIVDNQPKVLTLVEMLRHFLNHRKTVIIRRSRYDLRKAEERAHILEGLLKALDHLDEVITTIRQSANPPEAKERLMANFGFTQPQAEAILDMRLQRLTGLERQKIVDEYKELMQLIEKLRAILASDKLLLEEIRKEVLELRDRFGDVRRTEIIPETHEISIEDMIADEDMVITVTSSGYVKRSPLSLYRAQGRGGKGRTGMTTKDGDFVEHLFVASAHSYVLVFTQSGRVFWIKVYDIPQAGPAAKGKAIINLLNLEGSDAIATTIAVRDFASDRYLVFATEKGTIKKTALSEYGNPRAGGIIAINLDEGDRLLSVKNTDGSKHLFMATADGMSIRFPESDCRPMGRATAGVRGISLRKGDRVIGMEALEKEGAILTAAERGVGKRTPIGEYREQGRGGLGVINLKVGTKTGPVVGIVQVQPGDQLILITQEGMIIRTAVDGIREIGRSTQGVRLINLEGDDRLVAIAKVLERDDDPEGLVELPPEEDEAQGTLE
- a CDS encoding NAD-dependent epimerase/dehydratase family protein, with product MRVLVAGCGDLGAALGLELAAAGDEVFGLRRSPQSLPGEIRPLAADLCDPATLRDLPAVDAVIYAAAADQSTAEAYRRAYVDGVRHLIASPAVQRSPPRRFFFVSSTAVYAQDGGEWIDESSPAEAAHFRARLLLEGEAMVNAATAPETAAIVLRLSGIYGPERTRLLDLVRSGRATYPPGPPRYANRIHRDDAAGALAHLLRLPSPAPLYLGVDDAPVDLAEVLTFLAVELSAPLPRLEEEPNPPGVASPERTSKRCSNALLHATGYPFRYPTYREGYGALLGTLRQ
- the hemG gene encoding protoporphyrinogen oxidase, translated to MKRIVVVGGGIAGLATAYELRERAARVPGGLDVRLVEAAPRLGGNLRTERDGAYRVEWGPNGFLDNVPETLDLVRRLGLQNDLCPSDAAAARRFLFRNGRLHLLPSGPGSFLTCPVLSLAGRLRVLGEPFAAQHPGGDETVYEFARRRIGAEAAHVLVGAMVSGVFAGDARQLSLASCFPKMAEMEAKHGGLVKAMLAKQRARGAARRQLAELRARGEDAPEMERPGGPVGPAGRLTSFRGGIQTFTDALATALGAAVESGRALERLGRIDGRDGSTRLWRLDFTGGELLEADEVVLAVPAAQAAPLVAPLDEVLAATLRAIPSAGLAVVALAYDAATFRARALGQAAGAPNGFGFLVPRDPTGAGPRILGALWDSSVFPGERAPAGKVLLRVMIGGALDAEAVGLPEDELLRIARADLARTMGLETTVAPERHWLFRHHVGISQYTVGHAARLAAIAGLLAPLAGLHVAGQSYFGVSMNGCCEQAARFAEERISLLERATD
- the hemN gene encoding oxygen-independent coproporphyrinogen III oxidase, translated to MTTRIAIPDPEVVQRFDRPGPRYTSYPTAVEFHDGVGASVYREHLAKANREHAGEPLSLYVHIPFCAKHCSYCGCHVISTPKREVAAQYLDYLGRELELVAGLLPERRRLIQMHWGGGTPTYLEPAQLEQLFGLVARHFELLPDSERAIEVDPRVTTTAHLEALAGLGFNRLSFGVQDFTPEVQEAIGRGQTFEQTKTLMESARRVGFADGINLDLVYGLPLQTEATFRDSLDRVTELRPDRLAIYSFAFVPWIRPNQKKIDQAALPAREAKMALYFAALEKLLDAGYEPIGMDHFALPGDELARAARAGRLDRNFMGYTVKPSNAMIAFGVSGIGEVEGGFFANEKKLSRYYEALDAGELPVERGYRLDADDRIRQFVIRQLMCNFRVDKAAVAKRFGIDFDAYFAESLATLDEVEAEGFVVVDAAAVTVQPSGRLFVRNVCMAFDRYLAAKREANRPVFSRTV
- the hemE gene encoding uroporphyrinogen decarboxylase; its protein translation is MTVDVSAPSPVPPFLAACKRQPVPHTPIWIMRQAGRYLPEYRALRAKHDFLTMVRTPELAVEVTLQPVRRFALDAAILFSDILTPLDGLGLGLEFHPAPVFSQPLRTPAAIDALRLPPPQENAAQVFAAIRGLRAALPAQTPLIGFAGAPFTLYCYLVEGHGSKGFFVAKSFLFQEPEAADRLLDKLATQTVAYLTAQAEAGAQALMIFDSWAGILSPEAYARHALPAVRKVLTGLAPLGLPLIYFPNQGSTLLDQLPGLPLDVAGIDWRLPLSRARAILGPDIGVQGNLDPAALMAPPAELLRLADRVLAAAGPAPGHIFNLGHGIEPVTDPDQVARLVDHVHARTETGATAATLSGSGGRP
- the hemB gene encoding porphobilinogen synthase; the protein is MSLLTQRPRRLRANAAWRSMVAETSLSARDFVYPLFVIDGENVVNPIASMPGVAQLSIDRLVEESRRAHALGVPAVILFGIPDHKDAQGSPGYDPEGIVPRAIRELKKEIPTLLVWADVCLCEYTSHGHCGLLTAAGEVDNDATLPLLARAAVAYARAGADAIAPSDMMDGRVGAIREALDEAGFETLPIVSYAAKYASGFYGPFRDAAQSAPAFGDRRGYQMDPPNADEALREVALDIEEGADIVMVKPAGAYLDIIWRVKDTFRMPTAAYQVSGEYSCIKAAVERGWIDERRVALESLIAIKRAGADIILTYYAVQAAEWLAEDAR
- a CDS encoding uroporphyrinogen-III synthase, which gives rise to MNPPGPLSDLGVVVTRDEPPGGPLAIRLESAGARVLHWPGVALAPPSDPAALAAGLAALEGFDWLVLTSAHAVEAVAERRATLPPDLRVAVVGAATAAAAREHGWRVDRTPQEFQGEALLASFAETPGGLTGRRLFFPASDRAAATLPDGLTALGADVVRVEAYRTTDAPVDAATLAARLEAVARGEVDVVTFASPSAVDGLAGALGEPALGRLLDRSAVAVIGPTTAGALARRGRTADAVADPATLDGLVAAAALAHARFTERNPTCRC